The stretch of DNA CGTATTGTGGATGAGGATGTGTCAAAACTACACCTCGTGCGCGGCTTATTTTATTAAAAATCCCTTCAATTATATCCTTGCTACCTTTTGACTGAAATGATATTTCGTATTGCATTACGCCCCCTTCATTTTTGAAATTTAATTTATATTTAAATTAATTATGTAATAACCATCGACTATTAATGTCGTATATAAATTCTATAACTAGTATGAAGATATATAACAAGCATTTTTTTATGGTTAATGCTTAATTTTAACCTTGACACCTTTGAATTTTTGTCAATATAATCGATTTTAAAATTTTTAAAATTTTATGCATAATTTTTAAGCAAAAAGGAGGTTCCATGAGACTTTTAACTAGGTCAGATTTTGACGGTTTAGTGTGCGCTGTTTTTTTAGTAGAAAAAGGGATTGTTGATGAATACAAATTTGTGCATCCAAAGGATATTCAAGATGGTAAAGTTGAAGTGACTAAAAATGATGTTTTAGCAAATATCCCTTATGTAAATGGCTGTGGTTTATGGTTTGACCATCACTCAAGCGAAGATGAAAGGCTTAATCTTTCTACGCTTGAATTTCAAGGAGCCTGTAAACCCGAACCAAGTGCCGCTCAAGTAATCTGGGATTATTATGGGGGAGAAAATGTATTTGGAAAACATTTCTTACCTTTGTTAGATGCTGTAAATAAAAGTGACTCAGGAAATCTGACAGCTGATCAAATATTAAACCCAAAAGGTTGGTTTCTTATTTCTTTTGTAATGGATCCTCGCACCGGACTTGGACGATTTAGAGATTATCGCATAAGCAATTATCAGCTTATGGAAGATATGATTCAATACTGTAGGACAAAAACGGCTGAAGAAATTTTGCAGTTACCCGATGTTGTTGAAAGAACTAATCGATATTTTGAGCATCAAAAACATTTTGAAGAGATGCTTAGAAAAAGCTGTACAATTCACGATAATGTGATAGTTACAAATTTAATTAATGACGATATAATATTCTGCGGAAACCGTTTTTGTGTCTATGCCCTATATCCTGAGCAAAACATTGAAATAAGAATAATGTGGGGTAAAGACAAACAAAATGTAGTTTTTACCTGCGGACACAGTATACTTAATCGAACCAGTAAAACAAACGTTGGCAAGCTTATGCTTGAATATTTTGGCGGAGGCCATGAAAAAGTAGGGACTTGTCAAATTTTGGTAGAGGACTGGGAAAACGTTTTAAATGAACTTATTGATCGCATGAAAAAAGATGGATAAGTAATTTTATAAAAAAATATTTTAGTGTGTTCCCACGCCTACGTGGGAACTTATTGATGAAGGATGGCCTAATCCTCTTTTTTTATAATATTTTTACCCCCATCTATTATGTCTTTACCAACGTCAAGAACACCTTTACCAACGTCAAGAATACCTTTGCCGATTGAAAGAACACCTTTCCCAACCTTTGACGCTCCGTTATCACCTAATGCGTCAGAACCTTTATCAATAAAAGTTATGCCTTTATCAAGTATAGATGTTCCTAAATTTAATACTTCTTTGCTCAAATTAAGAGGGGCCTTAACAACTCCTATAGCAGTATTTTTGGTGAACTCCATTCTATCGAGGGAAACATTGATATCAGAAACAGGACCCTTAACAAAAATCGGAATAATTGGAAATCCAGAAATATCAATTTTTAAAGCATAATCAGCCTTTAAATGAGCTATATCAAATTTGCCTTTCCCTAAAGCCTCCAGAAAATCAGCTATAAAAATAAAGTCATTATTTTCAATAACGCCATCTGAAATTTTTAAGATCCCTCTAACTCTTTTTATTGAACGCTCTTTAAAAAATTCTTCTTTAGAATAATCATTTTTCCCTAAATTACTCATATAGCTGAATATTTCATCTATAACTACTGAAGGAAGAAAGTACATACCTTTTAATTTTCCATTATTTAATAAAAATTCAGAGTTTCCATTTAAATTAGATATTATTTCTTTAAAATAAAGCCCTTTAGAAATTAAAGCAGCATAAGCATGAAAGTTTCCAGAAATTTTGTCATTTCCGGACAGTGCCTTAATAAACTCATGAATAGCTACATTTTCAACTTTTAAATTTAATAAATAGGCTGGATCTTTTTGGGAAAAATCGGCATTAAAATTACATAGATATTTACCTCCATAGAGGCCTCCTGATACAGGAGCCAAGCTGATAATACCTTTTTCAGCGCTAGCATCCACAAAAAAATTATTAATTTCTAAATTGTGGAATTTAACTAAATCAAATTCTAAAATACCGTTAAACGAAATGTTTTTAATTTTGTTTATTGAATCATTTTTTGAGTTTTCTTTTTGTTTATCGTCCTTTTCAACAGTTTGTTTTTGATTGATGCTATTTGAAATAGATATATATTTATCAATATCGATTTGATTTCCTTTTAATTTGAATTTAATAGAAGGTTTTTTTAAATTTTCTATTACAAAAAAACCTTTTATTAAAGTAGAATCAATTTTTAAATTTATATTATCAAGATAAAGACTATTGTAATTAGCCTTAAAATCCGATTCAAAGCTTGCCGAACTCAAAATAGAGGTATCGCCAAAAGAAAATGAATTTGAAGTTATTCTATTTATAAATTCAATTAATTTTTCACTATTTACTTGAATATGCCCTTGAGCTGAAAAATTTTTAAAAAAATCATGATTAATAACTTTGCATGACATTTCAAGGTTTATATCTCCAGTATTAGCCATAGATGCGCTAAAAGATAATAATAGCAAAATAAAAAAAATAAACATTATTTTTCGAGTAGTTATCATTTGTATATTGTAGAAAAAATTTTAATTATAAGTTATTAATTGTATAAATTTAAAATAATATCAAATTTATAGTACTATCACAATAATCTTTTCTTGACGCAAATACAGGCATAATATATATATCAACAATTTATTAAGTTATACTTATAGCTTAAAGAATTTTTTTATTGTATAGGAGAAAACATGGGTGAATATGCAGAATTAATAATAGAAGGAAAAACTTATCAACTTCCAGTTATAACCGGAACGGAAAACGAAAAGGCAATTGATATACGGCAGCTAAGAAATATTAGCGGCTTTATAACTTACGATCCAGGATTTGGGAATACTGGATGCTGTAAAAGTTTCATCACATTTATGGATGGAGAAAAAGGGATTCTTAGATACAGAGGTATTCCTGTTGAG from Desulfobacterales bacterium encodes:
- a CDS encoding exopolyphosphatase — encoded protein: MRLLTRSDFDGLVCAVFLVEKGIVDEYKFVHPKDIQDGKVEVTKNDVLANIPYVNGCGLWFDHHSSEDERLNLSTLEFQGACKPEPSAAQVIWDYYGGENVFGKHFLPLLDAVNKSDSGNLTADQILNPKGWFLISFVMDPRTGLGRFRDYRISNYQLMEDMIQYCRTKTAEEILQLPDVVERTNRYFEHQKHFEEMLRKSCTIHDNVIVTNLINDDIIFCGNRFCVYALYPEQNIEIRIMWGKDKQNVVFTCGHSILNRTSKTNVGKLMLEYFGGGHEKVGTCQILVEDWENVLNELIDRMKKDG
- a CDS encoding AsmA family protein, with the protein product MITTRKIMFIFFILLLLSFSASMANTGDINLEMSCKVINHDFFKNFSAQGHIQVNSEKLIEFINRITSNSFSFGDTSILSSASFESDFKANYNSLYLDNINLKIDSTLIKGFFVIENLKKPSIKFKLKGNQIDIDKYISISNSINQKQTVEKDDKQKENSKNDSINKIKNISFNGILEFDLVKFHNLEINNFFVDASAEKGIISLAPVSGGLYGGKYLCNFNADFSQKDPAYLLNLKVENVAIHEFIKALSGNDKISGNFHAYAALISKGLYFKEIISNLNGNSEFLLNNGKLKGMYFLPSVVIDEIFSYMSNLGKNDYSKEEFFKERSIKRVRGILKISDGVIENNDFIFIADFLEALGKGKFDIAHLKADYALKIDISGFPIIPIFVKGPVSDINVSLDRMEFTKNTAIGVVKAPLNLSKEVLNLGTSILDKGITFIDKGSDALGDNGASKVGKGVLSIGKGILDVGKGVLDVGKDIIDGGKNIIKKED